Proteins encoded together in one Coffea arabica cultivar ET-39 chromosome 2c, Coffea Arabica ET-39 HiFi, whole genome shotgun sequence window:
- the LOC113724167 gene encoding probable aquaporin TIP5-1, whose protein sequence is MALTSRLGHSVTPNALRSYLAEFISTFLYVFAAVGAAMSSRRMMPDAASESSSLVAVAVANAFALSAGVFLAANISGGHLNPAVTFGMAVGGHISIPMSILYWISQMLGSVMACLLLRTATVGQHVPTHAIAPQMTGFGASLVEGVMTFTLVYTVYAAADTKRGPSGVIGPLMIGLIAGANILASGPFTGGSMNPAYSFGSALVGGSFKNQAVYWVGPLIGAAIAGLLYDNVVFPARSPDARGLAEGGV, encoded by the exons ATGGCTTTGACTTCCCGTTTGGGGCACTCTGTCACGCCCAATGCCCTTCGATCATATCTTGCAGAGTTTATCTCCACATTCCTCTATGTCTTCGCTGCTGTTGGCGCCGCCATGTCATCTC GAAGAATGATGCCAGATGCAGCATCTGAATCATCAAGTCTGGTGGCAGTTGCAGTTGCCAATGCATTTGCCTTATCTGCGGGTGTTTTTTTAGCAGCCAATATATCAGGGGGCCATCTGAATCCGGCTGTCACATTCGGCATGGCTGTTGGAGGCCATATCAGCATTCCCATGTCCATACTCTACTGGATCTCCCAAATGCTGGGCTCCGTCATGGCCTGCCTTCTCCTGAGAACTGCTACTGTTGGCCAG CACGTTCCAACTCATGCAATTGCACCGCAAATGACCGGCTTTGGTGCATCCCTGGTCGAAGGCGTGATGACTTTCACCTTAGTTTACACTGTTTACGCTGCTGCCGACACAAAGCGGGGACCCTCTGGGGTCATTGGACCTCTGATGATCGGGCTGATTGCAGGTGCTAATATTTTGGCATCAGGGCCTTTCACCGGCGGATCAATGAACCCTGCATACTCCTTTGGATCTGCTCTTGTTGGAGGGAGCTTCAAGAACCAGGCAGTCTATTGGGTAGGACCCTTAATTGGTGCAGCCATTGCCGGGCTGTTGTATGATAATGTGGTCTTTCCTGCTCGGAGCCCTGACGCGAGGGGACTTGCTGAGGGGGGAGTTTAA